One segment of Streptomyces sp. YIM 121038 DNA contains the following:
- a CDS encoding TetR/AcrR family transcriptional regulator: MDLAVGAAARELLAEVGYGRVTVDAVAARAGVGKAAIYRRYATKQEMLFAAVVHDAPVAAPPDTGSLRGDLTALAHVVVGQLADPAGASVVLNLMAEASGNPDLVERFTPAFIDSQRAVITLLVERAVDRGELAELPDLDLLHALLGGTALSWLHILRNDPRDLPDKLVRLACAALGHE, encoded by the coding sequence GTGGATCTGGCGGTCGGCGCCGCCGCCCGCGAGTTGCTCGCCGAGGTGGGGTACGGGCGAGTGACGGTGGACGCGGTGGCCGCCCGCGCCGGGGTGGGCAAGGCCGCGATCTACCGGCGGTACGCGACCAAGCAGGAGATGCTCTTCGCGGCAGTCGTCCACGACGCCCCCGTGGCGGCCCCGCCCGACACCGGCTCCCTGCGGGGTGATCTGACCGCCCTGGCCCACGTCGTCGTCGGCCAGCTCGCGGACCCGGCGGGAGCCAGCGTCGTGCTCAACCTGATGGCGGAGGCGTCCGGCAACCCCGACCTCGTCGAGCGGTTCACTCCTGCCTTCATCGATTCGCAGCGCGCCGTGATCACCCTGCTCGTCGAACGCGCCGTGGACCGCGGCGAACTGGCGGAGCTGCCCGACCTCGACCTGCTCCACGCCCTGCTCGGCGGCACGGCCCTGTCCTGGCTGCACATCCTGCGCAACGACCCGCGCGACCTGCCCGACAAGCTCGTCCGGCTCGCGTGCGCGGCACTCGGGCACGAGTGA
- a CDS encoding LysR family transcriptional regulator: protein MDVRQLEYFLAIVDRGGFNRAAAALYVSQPSLSQAVRALERDIGTELFHRIGRRAVLTEAGRALIEPARAAVRSLHTARASVDAVRELREGRLDIASMPSQAVEPLTTLIRAFSDDHPGVTVAVKAAFTARDVVDMVRTGAVELGLLATAGAVPEKEVAAHVLGRQRFVLVVPPGGPFAGRDALGCAELAGQRLIVGQPGTGMRAYVDALRERGVDFTVAAETEHRVALLPLVLAGVGLAVVTDSWREFARRAGARVLAIEPATTLDIALVSRRGVLSPAAAAFAEAAVASRAPDEAC from the coding sequence ATGGATGTCCGGCAGCTGGAGTACTTCCTCGCGATCGTCGACCGCGGTGGGTTCAACCGCGCCGCCGCGGCGCTGTACGTGTCGCAGCCCTCGCTCTCGCAGGCCGTCCGGGCCCTGGAGCGCGACATCGGCACGGAGCTCTTCCATCGCATCGGACGCCGGGCGGTCCTCACCGAGGCGGGCCGGGCCCTCATCGAACCGGCGCGCGCGGCCGTGCGGAGCCTGCACACCGCGCGGGCGAGCGTCGACGCCGTGCGCGAGCTGCGCGAGGGCCGCCTCGACATCGCCTCCATGCCGTCGCAGGCGGTGGAGCCGCTCACCACGCTGATCCGCGCGTTCAGCGACGACCACCCGGGCGTCACGGTGGCCGTGAAGGCGGCCTTCACCGCCCGGGACGTCGTCGACATGGTGCGTACGGGCGCGGTCGAGCTGGGGCTGCTCGCGACGGCAGGAGCGGTGCCGGAGAAGGAGGTCGCCGCGCACGTGCTCGGGCGGCAGCGGTTCGTGCTCGTGGTGCCGCCCGGCGGGCCCTTCGCCGGGCGGGACGCGCTCGGCTGCGCGGAGCTGGCCGGGCAGCGGCTGATCGTCGGGCAGCCGGGCACCGGCATGCGCGCCTACGTCGACGCGCTGCGCGAGCGGGGCGTCGACTTCACCGTGGCCGCGGAGACCGAGCACCGGGTGGCCCTGCTGCCGCTGGTCCTGGCCGGCGTGGGGCTCGCCGTCGTCACGGACTCCTGGCGGGAGTTCGCCCGCCGGGCGGGCGCCCGCGTCCTGGCCATCGAGCCCGCGACCACGCTGGACATCGCCCTGGTCAGCAGGCGCGGCGTGCTGTCCCCGGCCGCCGCCGCGTTCGCCGAGGCCGCCGTCGCGTCCCGCGCGCCGGACGAGGCCTGCTGA
- a CDS encoding tartrate dehydrogenase, whose protein sequence is MTNHRIALIPGDGIGTEVLPAAQQVLDVLGRRHGFGLTYTSYDDWSCERYLREGAMMPDDGLDQLRDKDAVLLGAVGHPEVPDHVSLWGLLIPIRRGFRQYVNLRPIRVFEGIESPVRNARVGEVDFVVVRENVEGEYSQVGGRFNSGFPDELAVQEAVFTRAGVSRVLDYAFSLAARRGGRLTSATKSNGIVHTMPFWDELVAERAPRFPRVAWEQEHIDALAAKFVLDPGRFDVVVASNLFGDILSDLAAAIAGSIGIAPAANLNPEREFPSMFEPVHGSAPDIAGRGVANPLGAIWSAALMLDHLGHPAAARDVTDAIAGVLAKTDVRTADLGGTATTAAFTDKVLELL, encoded by the coding sequence ATGACGAACCACCGCATCGCGCTGATCCCCGGCGACGGCATCGGCACCGAGGTGCTGCCCGCCGCGCAGCAGGTCCTCGACGTCCTCGGCCGCCGCCACGGCTTCGGCCTCACCTACACCTCGTACGACGACTGGTCCTGCGAGCGGTATCTGCGCGAGGGCGCGATGATGCCGGACGACGGCCTCGACCAGCTGCGCGACAAGGACGCCGTCCTGCTGGGCGCGGTGGGCCACCCCGAGGTGCCCGACCACGTCTCGCTGTGGGGGCTCCTCATCCCGATCCGGCGGGGCTTTCGCCAGTACGTCAACCTCCGGCCCATCCGCGTCTTCGAGGGCATCGAGAGCCCCGTGCGGAACGCGCGCGTCGGTGAGGTCGACTTCGTGGTCGTCCGCGAGAACGTGGAGGGCGAGTACAGCCAGGTCGGCGGCCGCTTCAACAGCGGCTTCCCCGACGAACTCGCCGTGCAGGAGGCCGTGTTCACACGGGCCGGGGTCAGCCGGGTCCTCGACTACGCCTTCAGCCTCGCGGCGCGCCGGGGCGGGCGGCTGACCTCGGCCACGAAGTCGAACGGCATCGTGCACACCATGCCCTTCTGGGACGAGCTCGTCGCCGAGCGCGCGCCCCGCTTCCCCCGGGTCGCCTGGGAGCAGGAGCACATCGACGCCCTCGCGGCGAAGTTCGTCCTCGACCCGGGCCGGTTCGACGTGGTCGTCGCCTCCAACCTCTTCGGTGACATCCTCAGCGACCTCGCGGCCGCGATCGCCGGGTCCATCGGGATCGCCCCGGCCGCCAACCTCAATCCCGAGCGGGAGTTCCCCTCGATGTTCGAGCCGGTGCACGGTTCGGCGCCCGACATCGCGGGCCGGGGCGTCGCCAACCCGCTGGGCGCGATCTGGTCGGCGGCCCTGATGCTCGACCACCTCGGCCATCCCGCGGCGGCCAGGGACGTCACCGACGCCATCGCGGGCGTCCTCGCGAAGACCGACGTGCGCACCGCCGACCTGGGCGGCACCGCCACGACCGCCGCCTTCACCGACAAGGTCCTCGAACTCCTCTGA
- a CDS encoding pyridoxamine 5'-phosphate oxidase family protein has protein sequence MQSTDDTRRDLRERTRDTRARLDRERDVWVSTAHPERGPHQVPLWFWWDGRALWLCTGGTTATARNLRADPRVRLALPDTFDVVQLRGTADCFPAAEVPEEGAAGFAAKFGWDPRTAEGPYVYLRVAPDSVLAWRGEGELPGRVLMRAGVWLG, from the coding sequence ATGCAGAGCACCGACGACACGCGCCGCGACCTGCGGGAACGCACCCGCGACACACGGGCACGGCTGGACCGCGAACGGGACGTCTGGGTGTCCACCGCCCACCCGGAGCGGGGCCCGCACCAAGTGCCGCTGTGGTTCTGGTGGGACGGGCGCGCGCTGTGGCTGTGCACCGGCGGGACCACCGCGACCGCGCGCAACCTCCGCGCGGACCCCCGCGTGCGCCTGGCCCTGCCGGACACCTTCGACGTGGTGCAGCTGCGCGGGACGGCGGACTGCTTCCCGGCAGCGGAGGTGCCGGAGGAGGGCGCGGCCGGATTCGCGGCGAAGTTCGGCTGGGACCCGCGCACGGCCGAGGGGCCGTACGTCTATCTGCGGGTCGCCCCGGACAGCGTGCTGGCCTGGCGCGGCGAGGGCGAACTCCCGGGGCGGGTGCTCATGCGCGCGGGGGTGTGGCTCGGGTAA
- the dctA gene encoding C4-dicarboxylate transporter DctA: MAAPASPAAAPAPAPKRPWYRQLYFWVLTAIVTGVLTGWLWPSAGTALEPVGTTFVAAIKMLIAPIVFLTVVAGIGGVDSLGRVGRVGLKSLLYFQAGTLAALLVGLVAVNVFQPGAGVHADPGELRLEGDARQYVKDGQDQDWWHFLTDIVPHSAVGAFAEGNVLQVIFLSVLFGVALKAVGPVGEPIVEGVHRLSAVAFKILHYVMLAAPVGAFGAMAYTIGAYGISTLTSLGQLIGLFYGTSAFFVVVVLGAVTAALRINIFRLLRYLREEFVLVLGTSSSESALPRLMQKLEGLGVRRDIVGLTVPTGYSFNLDGSSLYLSLAAVYIAQATDTPLSIGQQLGLLAVMILTSKGSGGITGAGFIALAATLSTVGTVPAAGIMLIFGIDKFMSECRALTNLAGNSVATLVVARWENDLDTERVNKVLKARAPDPAPAEEADGRAEAPVELPTKA; this comes from the coding sequence ATGGCAGCACCCGCGTCCCCCGCAGCGGCACCCGCACCCGCGCCCAAGCGGCCCTGGTACCGGCAGCTCTACTTCTGGGTTCTGACCGCCATCGTCACCGGGGTGCTCACCGGCTGGCTGTGGCCCTCGGCCGGCACCGCCCTGGAGCCGGTGGGCACCACGTTCGTCGCCGCCATCAAGATGCTCATCGCCCCGATCGTCTTCCTGACCGTCGTGGCGGGCATCGGCGGCGTCGACAGCCTCGGCCGCGTGGGCCGCGTGGGGCTGAAGTCCCTGCTCTACTTCCAGGCCGGGACGCTCGCCGCCCTGCTCGTGGGCCTGGTGGCCGTCAACGTCTTCCAGCCCGGCGCGGGCGTCCACGCCGACCCGGGCGAGCTCCGCCTCGAAGGGGACGCGCGGCAGTACGTCAAGGACGGGCAGGACCAGGACTGGTGGCACTTCCTCACCGACATCGTCCCCCACAGCGCCGTGGGAGCCTTCGCCGAGGGCAACGTCCTCCAGGTCATCTTCCTCTCGGTGCTCTTCGGCGTCGCCCTCAAGGCCGTCGGCCCCGTCGGTGAACCGATCGTCGAGGGCGTCCACCGCCTGAGCGCCGTCGCCTTCAAGATCCTCCACTATGTGATGCTGGCCGCTCCCGTGGGCGCCTTCGGCGCGATGGCCTACACGATCGGCGCGTACGGGATCTCCACACTCACCAGCCTCGGGCAGCTCATCGGGCTCTTCTACGGGACGTCCGCGTTCTTCGTGGTCGTGGTGCTCGGCGCGGTCACCGCCGCGCTCAGGATCAACATCTTCCGGCTGCTCCGCTATCTGCGCGAGGAGTTCGTCCTGGTCCTGGGCACCTCGTCGTCCGAGAGCGCCCTGCCGCGCCTGATGCAGAAGCTGGAGGGCCTCGGCGTCAGACGCGACATCGTCGGCCTGACGGTGCCCACGGGCTACTCCTTCAACCTGGACGGCAGCTCCCTGTATCTGTCCCTGGCCGCCGTCTACATCGCCCAGGCGACCGACACCCCCTTGAGCATCGGCCAGCAGCTCGGTCTGCTCGCCGTCATGATCCTGACCTCGAAGGGGTCCGGCGGCATCACCGGCGCCGGTTTCATCGCCCTGGCCGCGACGCTGTCCACGGTGGGCACCGTCCCCGCGGCGGGCATCATGCTCATCTTCGGCATCGACAAGTTCATGTCGGAGTGCCGTGCCCTGACCAACCTCGCGGGCAACAGCGTGGCCACGCTCGTCGTCGCCCGCTGGGAGAACGACCTCGACACGGAGCGCGTCAACAAGGTGCTCAAGGCCCGCGCCCCGGATCCCGCCCCCGCCGAGGAGGCCGACGGCCGGGCCGAGGCCCCCGTGGAGCTGCCGACGAAGGCCTGA
- the nadE gene encoding ammonia-dependent NAD(+) synthetase, which yields MTDMAPISLQQEIARDLQVSPTFEAEQEIERRVAFLADQLTSTGLRSLVLGISGGVDSTTAGRLCQLAVERVRATGRDATFFAMRLPYGTQADEHDAQLALDFIRPDETLTVDVRPASDAALEAVLAGGTAFRDAHHQDFVHGNIKARQRMMAQYAVAGAHDGLVVGTDHAAEAVSGFFTKFGDGAADVVPLTGLTKRRVRALAEALGAPAALVWKTPTADLETLSPGKPDEDALGVTYDDIDDLLEGKPVDGPAFEAIVRRYRLTEHKRQLPIAP from the coding sequence GTGACCGACATGGCGCCCATATCCCTCCAGCAGGAGATCGCCCGGGATCTCCAGGTGAGCCCGACCTTCGAGGCGGAGCAGGAGATCGAGCGCCGGGTGGCGTTCCTCGCCGACCAGCTGACCTCCACGGGCCTGCGCTCGCTGGTCCTCGGCATCAGCGGCGGCGTGGACTCCACGACCGCGGGCCGGCTGTGCCAGCTGGCCGTCGAGCGGGTCCGCGCCACCGGGCGCGACGCCACGTTCTTCGCGATGCGGCTGCCGTACGGCACGCAGGCCGACGAGCACGACGCGCAGCTGGCGCTCGACTTCATCCGGCCCGACGAGACCCTGACCGTCGACGTGCGGCCCGCGAGCGACGCGGCCCTCGAAGCGGTCCTCGCCGGGGGCACGGCCTTCCGCGACGCGCACCACCAGGACTTCGTCCACGGCAACATCAAGGCCCGGCAGCGCATGATGGCCCAGTACGCCGTCGCGGGCGCGCACGACGGCCTGGTCGTGGGCACCGACCACGCCGCGGAGGCGGTCTCCGGCTTCTTCACCAAGTTCGGCGACGGCGCGGCCGACGTGGTGCCGCTCACCGGCCTCACCAAGCGGCGCGTCCGCGCCCTGGCCGAGGCCCTGGGCGCGCCCGCCGCCCTGGTGTGGAAGACCCCGACCGCGGACCTGGAGACGCTGAGCCCGGGCAAGCCCGACGAGGACGCGCTCGGCGTCACCTACGACGACATCGACGACCTCCTGGAGGGCAAACCGGTCGACGGGCCCGCCTTCGAGGCCATCGTCCGCCGCTACCGCCTCACCGAGCACAAGCGGCAGCTGCCGATCGCCCCCTGA
- a CDS encoding serine hydrolase domain-containing protein, producing MTMDADSVRGIDRRRLLGWSGLAAAAASGAQLVTARPGHAAPARTDPDAIPPDARPGGAYDRYVAKLAAEDKFSGVVLLSHRGRTVLSRSYGMADEEKGVRNHEGVAFSLSSAGKPFGAVAVLQLVQRGEVKLWDTVGTHLTGFAKEIAEKVTIHHLLSGTSGLSNPDVDVRRVFQSREEVREYNERWARQAELVAAPGTPTDHVGAEVAIPALIVEAVTGTTYWDYVEEHIFRRCGMTGTAFCTRPRWLTDERVAHPYMELADGSRVDAVRNLDKDSPSPHQPGKNPGRNFIDAPGDGGFATAPDLVRFAHALTDGTVLDRPYAEVLTAAKTPLPPQQGGLRNGRAPGADAGFGAYSMPVHITNGQWLWGRAGGDPGVGASWNIYPDTGWVGVILSNCDGVPLWEIIDREIKAVTGGR from the coding sequence ATGACCATGGACGCGGATTCCGTACGCGGCATCGACCGGCGGCGGCTGCTCGGGTGGAGCGGCCTCGCGGCCGCCGCGGCGTCCGGCGCGCAGCTGGTGACCGCCCGCCCCGGCCACGCGGCCCCCGCCCGCACCGATCCCGACGCGATCCCGCCGGACGCCCGGCCCGGCGGAGCCTACGACCGGTACGTGGCGAAGCTGGCCGCGGAGGACAAGTTCTCCGGCGTGGTCCTGCTGTCGCACCGGGGCCGGACGGTCCTGTCGCGCAGCTACGGCATGGCCGACGAGGAGAAGGGGGTCCGCAACCACGAGGGCGTCGCCTTCTCCCTCAGCTCGGCGGGCAAGCCGTTCGGCGCGGTGGCCGTCCTGCAACTGGTGCAGCGGGGCGAGGTGAAGCTGTGGGACACGGTGGGCACCCATCTGACGGGCTTCGCCAAGGAGATCGCCGAGAAGGTGACGATCCATCACCTGCTCTCCGGCACCTCCGGGCTGAGCAACCCGGACGTGGACGTGCGGCGCGTCTTCCAGAGCCGGGAGGAGGTGCGCGAGTACAACGAGCGGTGGGCCCGGCAGGCCGAGCTGGTGGCCGCCCCCGGCACCCCCACCGACCACGTCGGCGCCGAGGTCGCCATCCCCGCGCTGATCGTGGAGGCCGTGACCGGCACGACGTACTGGGACTACGTCGAGGAACACATCTTCCGGCGCTGCGGCATGACCGGCACGGCGTTCTGCACCAGACCGCGGTGGCTCACCGACGAGCGCGTCGCGCACCCGTACATGGAACTGGCCGACGGCAGCCGGGTGGACGCCGTCCGCAACCTGGACAAGGACAGCCCGAGCCCGCACCAGCCGGGCAAGAACCCCGGCCGCAACTTCATCGACGCCCCCGGGGACGGCGGCTTCGCCACCGCGCCCGACCTGGTCCGGTTCGCGCACGCGCTGACCGACGGCACGGTCCTCGACCGGCCCTACGCCGAGGTGCTGACCGCGGCCAAGACGCCCCTTCCCCCGCAGCAGGGCGGCCTGCGGAACGGCCGGGCGCCCGGCGCCGACGCGGGGTTCGGGGCCTACTCGATGCCGGTCCACATCACCAACGGCCAGTGGTTGTGGGGGCGCGCCGGCGGCGACCCCGGTGTCGGCGCCAGCTGGAACATCTACCCGGACACCGGCTGGGTCGGCGTCATCCTCAGCAACTGCGACGGCGTGCCGCTGTGGGAGATCATCGACCGGGAGATCAAGGCCGTCACGGGCGGCCGCTGA